The following proteins are encoded in a genomic region of Vibrio spartinae:
- a CDS encoding pilin, translating to MPSTTSRQLGFTLVELMIVVTIIGILSSIAVPAYHNYIQKSEITAGVSTASALTTNIDLFIQENGKFPPATDLSEIGATATMSALGTLSLLPDTEVAEQGVLLFEFNATTSVSGKKVQWRKSATTGWQCIQDAAEHIKGCQQGTIM from the coding sequence ATGCCCTCAACAACCAGCCGACAACTTGGGTTTACCCTGGTTGAATTGATGATTGTCGTCACCATTATCGGCATTCTGTCTTCCATTGCCGTCCCGGCTTATCACAACTACATCCAAAAATCAGAAATCACCGCCGGTGTCAGTACAGCCAGTGCGCTGACAACCAATATCGATTTATTTATTCAGGAGAACGGTAAGTTTCCGCCCGCAACAGATCTGAGCGAGATTGGCGCAACTGCCACCATGAGCGCTTTGGGAACCCTATCGCTACTCCCGGATACCGAGGTCGCTGAGCAAGGAGTGTTGTTGTTCGAATTTAATGCCACGACATCGGTTTCCGGGAAAAAGGTGCAATGGCGAAAAAGTGCCACCACGGGATGGCAATGTATTCAGGATGCGGCAGAACACATCAAAGGCTGTCAGCAAGGCACCATCATGTAA
- the nadC gene encoding carboxylating nicotinate-nucleotide diphosphorylase, whose translation MKNSHNSQERLSYLKQQLPLDITRVVRETLYEDLGGTVDPSADITASLIPADQQNTATIITREAGVFCGQAWADEVFLQLGGSVTIEWHVQDGDRVESNQTLCTLRGPSRVLLTGERNAMNFIQTLSGCASNTAQYAAMLQGTECRLLDTRKTVPGLRNALKYAVTCGGGLNHRIGVFDAYLIKENHIIACGGIAAAIQTAKRLNPGKPVEVETESLEELQQAIEAGADIIMLDNFDCDMMREAVGINAGRAALETSGNVTLATIREYAMTGVDYISVGALTKHIQALDLSMRFQG comes from the coding sequence ATGAAAAACAGCCATAATAGTCAGGAACGCCTCAGCTACCTCAAACAGCAGCTACCTCTCGATATTACTCGAGTCGTCAGAGAAACCCTTTATGAAGATCTGGGCGGCACCGTCGATCCGAGCGCCGATATTACAGCCAGCCTGATTCCGGCAGATCAACAGAATACAGCCACAATCATCACCAGAGAAGCCGGTGTCTTTTGTGGTCAAGCCTGGGCGGATGAAGTCTTTCTGCAACTTGGCGGCAGCGTGACGATCGAATGGCATGTACAAGATGGTGATCGCGTCGAATCCAATCAAACCCTGTGCACCCTGCGCGGCCCCTCTCGGGTGCTGTTGACCGGTGAACGAAATGCCATGAACTTTATTCAGACATTATCCGGCTGCGCCTCCAACACTGCGCAGTATGCAGCAATGCTTCAAGGCACTGAATGCCGTCTGCTCGACACGCGTAAAACAGTCCCCGGCCTGCGTAACGCACTCAAATATGCAGTCACCTGCGGGGGAGGATTGAACCATCGCATCGGTGTGTTTGATGCCTATCTGATCAAAGAAAATCATATTATCGCCTGTGGGGGAATTGCCGCTGCCATTCAAACAGCGAAACGACTCAACCCCGGCAAACCCGTCGAAGTTGAAACCGAATCGCTCGAAGAGCTACAACAAGCGATCGAAGCGGGTGCCGACATCATTATGCTGGATAATTTTGATTGTGACATGATGCGAGAAGCGGTTGGTATCAATGCCGGCAGAGCCGCGCTCGAAACCTCAGGTAATGTAACTCTGGCAACCATTCGTGAATATGCCATGACGGGCGTTGATTATATTTCTGTCGGGGCGCTCACCAAGCATATTCAGGCGCTCGATTTGTCGATGCGTTTTCAGGGATAG
- the ampD gene encoding 1,6-anhydro-N-acetylmuramyl-L-alanine amidase AmpD, which yields MIDPNGWYDKAQQVISPFYDQRESPEDISLLVIHNISLPPGQFGGPYIEQLFQGKLQAEQHPFFQVVADFRVSAHCLIRRDGHVIQFVSFLDRAWHAGVSSFAGRARCNDYSIGIELEGTELTAYTDAQYQSLATLTQAILACYPQISQQRITGHQYIAPLRKTDPGLTFDWRRYRHMLKNNVNDMLR from the coding sequence ATGATCGATCCGAATGGATGGTACGATAAAGCTCAACAGGTGATTTCTCCGTTTTATGATCAACGGGAAAGCCCTGAGGATATATCCTTGTTGGTGATCCACAATATCAGTCTGCCACCGGGGCAATTTGGCGGGCCTTACATCGAGCAGCTTTTTCAGGGCAAACTACAGGCGGAGCAGCATCCTTTCTTTCAAGTTGTTGCTGATTTTCGGGTGTCTGCGCACTGTCTGATCCGACGTGACGGCCATGTGATTCAGTTTGTTTCTTTTCTGGACCGGGCATGGCACGCTGGTGTGTCTTCGTTTGCCGGACGGGCTCGCTGCAACGATTATTCGATTGGTATTGAATTAGAAGGCACCGAATTGACCGCGTATACCGATGCGCAGTACCAGTCTCTGGCAACATTGACCCAAGCTATCCTCGCGTGCTATCCGCAGATCTCCCAGCAACGTATTACCGGTCATCAGTACATTGCACCGCTACGCAAAACGGATCCGGGGTTAACCTTTGACTGGCGGCGCTATCGACACATGCTGAAAAATAACGTCAATGATATGCTGAGATGA
- the fldB gene encoding flavodoxin FldB, producing MKIGLFYGSTTCYTEMAAEKIRAMIGEDIVDVHNVKDISLTRMQDYDLLILGISTWDFGEIQEDWQVIWDHIQQPNLAGKYVALYGLGDQEGYGEWYLDAMGLLHDELQQCGVHFIGYWPNEGYHFDASKALTEDGRHFVGLALDEDSQYELSDERIANWCEQILVEYHDAL from the coding sequence ATGAAGATTGGTCTTTTCTACGGTTCCACCACCTGTTACACCGAAATGGCAGCCGAAAAAATTCGCGCGATGATCGGTGAAGATATCGTCGATGTACACAACGTGAAAGATATCTCTTTAACACGCATGCAAGACTACGATCTGCTGATCCTCGGGATCTCGACTTGGGATTTCGGCGAAATCCAGGAAGACTGGCAAGTAATCTGGGATCACATTCAACAGCCGAATCTGGCCGGAAAGTATGTTGCACTCTACGGACTAGGCGATCAAGAAGGCTATGGTGAATGGTATCTCGATGCCATGGGGTTGCTTCACGATGAACTACAACAGTGTGGCGTCCATTTTATCGGATATTGGCCGAACGAAGGCTACCACTTCGATGCATCGAAAGCACTGACCGAAGATGGCCGCCATTTTGTCGGCCTTGCGCTGGATGAAGACTCTCAATACGAGCTGAGTGACGAGCGCATCGCAAACTGGTGTGAACAAATCCTCGTTGAATATCATGATGCGCTCTAG
- the xerD gene encoding site-specific tyrosine recombinase XerD — MSEIFAADQRWVEQFLDAMWMERGLSENTLASYRHDLEKLLRWMQRHDYRLASVLTPELQAFQAWLVDENYKQTSRARMLSAIRRLFQYLNREKIRTDDPSALLVTPKLPKRLPKDLSEAQVEALLDAPNPDDPVELRDKAMLELLYATGLRVTELVTLTMENISLRQGVVRVFGKGGKERLVPMGENAIEWIQTFLQQGRGTLLGDHSSDVLFPSRRARQMTRQTFWYRIKYYAVQAGIDTDMLSPHVLRHAFATHLLNYGADLRVVQMLLGHSDLSTTQIYTHVATERLKQLHNEHHPRA, encoded by the coding sequence GTGTCTGAGATTTTTGCAGCTGATCAGCGCTGGGTTGAACAGTTTTTGGATGCGATGTGGATGGAGCGTGGTTTATCAGAAAACACGTTGGCGTCTTATCGTCATGATTTGGAAAAGCTGTTGCGCTGGATGCAGCGTCACGACTATCGACTGGCATCCGTTCTGACACCTGAACTACAGGCGTTTCAAGCTTGGCTGGTGGACGAGAATTATAAACAGACATCCCGGGCCAGAATGCTTTCTGCGATTCGTCGTTTATTTCAATATCTGAATCGTGAAAAAATCAGAACGGACGATCCGAGTGCTTTGCTGGTGACGCCAAAGTTACCGAAACGGTTACCGAAGGATTTGAGTGAAGCTCAGGTGGAAGCATTACTGGACGCCCCAAATCCTGACGACCCCGTCGAGTTACGTGATAAAGCTATGCTTGAGTTGTTGTATGCGACTGGATTACGGGTGACGGAACTCGTCACGCTGACGATGGAGAATATCAGTTTGAGGCAGGGGGTTGTCAGAGTATTCGGTAAAGGCGGCAAAGAAAGACTGGTACCGATGGGCGAAAATGCGATTGAGTGGATTCAGACATTTTTGCAACAAGGGAGAGGGACTTTGTTGGGTGATCATTCATCTGATGTCTTGTTTCCCAGCCGTAGGGCGCGTCAGATGACGCGTCAGACATTTTGGTACCGGATTAAATATTACGCAGTTCAGGCTGGTATCGATACGGACATGTTATCGCCTCATGTGCTACGACATGCATTTGCAACTCATTTGCTGAACTATGGTGCAGATCTCAGAGTCGTACAGATGTTGTTGGGGCATAGTGACTTATCGACAACGCAAATTTATACTCATGTGGCGACTGAAAGATTAAAACAGCTCCACAACGAACATCATCCAAGGGCTTAA
- the dsbC gene encoding bifunctional protein-disulfide isomerase/oxidoreductase DsbC, with translation MRAIRELVLLGLVFFSLAASAADSFDKQALMQRFQSLGLSVKDIVPADVDGLVEVQTSKGVLFASPKGDYFIAGTLYKMKGNGQYEDVIAKRQAPINAKRVEQMKDQMIVYKADHEKYVVTVFTDITCGYCIRLHSQLKAYNDLGITIRYLAFPRQGPTGQVAEQMAAIWCADDPAKALNNAKINRDIPKPEDDIGKCKQEVAKHYQLGRELGISGTPAIFLPNGEMVGGYLPPEKLLERLKAI, from the coding sequence ATGCGCGCAATCCGCGAATTAGTTTTATTAGGTTTAGTATTTTTTTCTCTGGCAGCGTCGGCCGCTGATTCATTTGATAAACAGGCATTAATGCAGCGATTCCAGTCGTTGGGATTGAGTGTGAAGGACATTGTCCCTGCTGATGTTGATGGCCTGGTTGAAGTTCAAACCTCTAAAGGTGTGCTGTTTGCTTCTCCCAAAGGGGATTATTTCATTGCCGGAACCCTGTATAAAATGAAAGGCAACGGTCAGTATGAAGATGTGATTGCAAAACGTCAGGCACCGATTAATGCCAAACGAGTTGAACAAATGAAAGATCAGATGATCGTGTATAAAGCTGATCATGAAAAATATGTAGTCACGGTGTTTACCGATATTACTTGTGGTTATTGCATCCGTCTGCACAGTCAGTTGAAAGCGTATAATGATTTAGGTATTACAATCCGTTATCTGGCGTTCCCACGTCAGGGACCGACCGGACAGGTTGCTGAACAAATGGCCGCAATTTGGTGTGCGGATGATCCAGCGAAAGCGCTGAATAATGCCAAAATCAATCGCGATATTCCGAAGCCTGAAGATGATATAGGCAAGTGTAAGCAGGAAGTGGCGAAGCATTACCAGCTTGGCCGGGAACTGGGCATTAGCGGGACACCTGCAATTTTCCTACCGAACGGAGAAATGGTCGGTGGCTACTTACCGCCAGAGAAATTACTTGAGCGTTTAAAAGCGATTTAA
- the recJ gene encoding single-stranded-DNA-specific exonuclease RecJ, which yields MIEVKRRPVADISLLPDSIPPILRRLYIGRGVQHISQLEKSAKSLHSYQLLDGIERAVAILFDAIQRQQRIIVVGDFDADGATSSALSVLALRMMGSQQVDYLVPNRFDDGYGLSPEVVDQALAMNAEVIMTVDNGVSSIEGVRYAKQQGLTVIVTDHHLPGHVLPEADAMVNPNLPSCQFPSKSLAGVGVAFYLMMALCVAMRGHNWFGQNGIPEPKLMELLDLVALGTVADVVPLDENNRVLVYQGLQRIRAGHVRPGIQALIEVAKRDSRHLVAADFGFALGPRINAAGRLDDMSFGVELLLCNNIHAARRMASELDALNQTRKEIESGMKQEAMAFCERLKLGEGSELPFGIVLFQRDWHQGVIGILASRIKDSYHRPVIAFADAGDGLLKGSCRSISGLHMRDTLDLIDTHHPGLILKFGGHAMAAGLSIRASDFEHFSHQFDRVVRDNLDEAALKGVLLSDGELLPEEFSMYTAETIRAGGPWGQAFPEPLFDGEFKVLDQKLVAEKHLKLMLEPIYQGHTTHKMIDAIAFNVDVRRWPDRSVKTVHLVYKLDINEFRGNQSLQLIVDHIEAR from the coding sequence ATGATTGAAGTAAAAAGAAGACCTGTCGCTGATATTTCCTTGCTACCGGATAGTATTCCTCCGATTCTGAGACGTTTGTATATTGGGCGCGGTGTTCAGCATATCAGCCAATTGGAGAAGAGTGCCAAATCTTTGCACAGTTACCAGTTGCTTGACGGAATTGAACGGGCGGTTGCCATTCTGTTTGATGCCATACAGCGCCAGCAGCGAATCATCGTTGTCGGTGATTTCGATGCCGATGGTGCGACCAGCTCGGCATTATCTGTCTTGGCACTGCGGATGATGGGAAGTCAGCAGGTCGATTATCTGGTGCCGAATCGTTTTGATGACGGTTATGGTTTGAGTCCGGAAGTTGTCGATCAGGCATTGGCGATGAATGCTGAAGTGATCATGACCGTTGATAATGGGGTTTCTTCGATTGAAGGGGTCCGTTATGCCAAGCAGCAGGGGCTGACGGTGATCGTGACTGATCATCACCTGCCGGGTCATGTGTTACCTGAAGCGGATGCAATGGTCAATCCGAATTTACCCAGTTGCCAGTTCCCTTCGAAATCATTGGCTGGTGTCGGGGTTGCTTTCTATCTCATGATGGCGCTTTGTGTTGCCATGCGTGGTCACAATTGGTTCGGACAGAACGGTATACCGGAACCGAAATTAATGGAATTGCTGGATTTGGTCGCGCTGGGAACGGTCGCCGATGTGGTGCCGCTTGATGAGAATAACCGTGTGTTAGTCTATCAGGGGCTGCAGCGTATTCGGGCTGGACATGTGCGCCCCGGAATTCAGGCGCTCATTGAAGTTGCTAAACGAGACTCTCGCCATCTGGTTGCTGCTGATTTCGGCTTCGCTTTAGGGCCGAGAATCAATGCCGCAGGCCGGTTGGATGATATGTCCTTCGGTGTTGAACTGTTGTTATGTAACAATATTCATGCCGCACGGAGAATGGCCAGTGAACTGGATGCGTTGAATCAGACTCGTAAAGAAATCGAGTCAGGAATGAAGCAAGAAGCGATGGCATTTTGTGAGCGATTGAAATTAGGGGAAGGAAGTGAACTCCCTTTCGGTATCGTATTGTTTCAACGAGACTGGCATCAAGGGGTCATCGGGATTCTGGCTTCTCGAATCAAGGATTCTTATCATCGGCCTGTGATTGCTTTTGCCGATGCCGGAGACGGTTTACTCAAAGGATCTTGTCGCTCAATTTCCGGCCTGCATATGCGTGATACGCTGGACTTAATTGATACGCATCATCCCGGTTTGATTCTGAAATTTGGCGGACATGCGATGGCTGCGGGACTGTCAATCAGAGCCAGTGACTTTGAACATTTCTCTCATCAGTTTGATCGGGTGGTTCGCGATAACCTTGACGAAGCAGCACTCAAAGGTGTGCTTTTGTCTGACGGAGAACTGCTGCCAGAGGAGTTTTCTATGTATACCGCGGAAACGATCAGAGCCGGAGGACCTTGGGGACAGGCATTCCCTGAGCCACTTTTTGATGGTGAATTTAAAGTGCTGGATCAGAAATTGGTCGCAGAGAAGCATCTGAAACTCATGCTTGAGCCTATTTATCAGGGACATACCACGCATAAAATGATCGATGCCATTGCATTCAATGTCGATGTTCGCCGTTGGCCTGATCGATCCGTCAAAACCGTGCATCTTGTTTATAAGCTGGATATTAATGAGTTTCGTGGTAATCAGTCGTTACAGCTGATTGTCGATCATATTGAAGCACGTTAA
- the pdhR gene encoding pyruvate dehydrogenase complex transcriptional repressor PdhR, producing the protein MAYKRIRQPKLADVIEQELERLIVEGILAPGQQLPPERELARQFDVSRPSVREAIQRLEAKRLLTRRHGGGTFVTASIGTSFSDPLLDLLSSHSETQLDLLEARHALEGISAYFAALRGTEEDFVRIQACLDKISEKQAEKNIAEESSSVVEFLIALTEAAHNVVLLHIVRSLASLLEQNVLQNFKLLHRRPEVVEKVSKHRASIVDAIVSGEPEKAREMSHSHLAYIEETLLDLTREQTRRERSLRRIQQGNKPD; encoded by the coding sequence ATGGCTTATAAAAGGATTCGTCAGCCGAAACTTGCAGATGTGATAGAGCAAGAGTTGGAAAGGCTGATTGTGGAAGGAATATTAGCGCCTGGGCAGCAACTTCCTCCAGAGAGAGAACTCGCCCGACAGTTTGATGTCTCCCGTCCATCCGTCCGAGAAGCCATTCAACGACTTGAAGCGAAACGTTTGTTGACTCGTCGCCATGGCGGAGGAACATTTGTGACTGCAAGTATCGGGACGAGTTTTTCGGATCCGTTACTCGATTTACTATCTAGCCATTCTGAAACTCAATTAGATTTACTTGAAGCCCGCCATGCTTTGGAAGGAATATCTGCTTATTTTGCAGCACTGCGTGGTACCGAAGAAGATTTTGTGCGAATTCAGGCCTGTCTGGATAAAATCAGCGAAAAACAAGCAGAAAAAAATATCGCAGAAGAATCATCCAGTGTTGTCGAATTTTTAATCGCACTGACTGAAGCCGCACATAATGTGGTCTTGCTACATATCGTTCGTAGTCTGGCTTCGCTGCTTGAGCAAAATGTATTACAGAATTTTAAATTATTACACCGCCGCCCTGAAGTGGTGGAGAAAGTGAGTAAACATAGGGCAAGTATCGTAGATGCTATCGTTTCCGGAGAACCTGAAAAAGCTCGTGAAATGTCGCATTCTCATCTCGCCTATATTGAAGAAACACTGCTGGATCTCACGCGTGAACAGACTCGACGAGAACGTTCGCTACGCAGGATTCAGCAAGGTAATAAGCCTGACTGA
- the aceE gene encoding pyruvate dehydrogenase (acetyl-transferring), homodimeric type — protein sequence MSDMKHDVDALETQEWLEALESVVREEGVERAQFLLEEVLEKARIDGVDMPTGVTTNYINTIPADQEPAYPGDTTLERRIRSIIRWNAIMIVLRASKKDLELGGHMASFQSSAAFYETCFNHFFRAPNEKDGGDLVYYQGHISPGIYSRAFVEGRLTEEQLDNFRQEADGKGIPSYPHPKLMPEFWQFPTVSMGLGPISAIYQARFLKYLDGRSLKDTSEQRVYAFLGDGEMDEPESRGAISFAAREKLDNLCFLINCNLQRLDGPVMGNGKIIQELEGLFRGAGWNVVKVLWGNNWDALLAKDTSGKLLQLMNETIDGDYQTFKSKDGAYVREHFFGKYPETAALVADMTDDEIFALKRGGHDTSKLFAAFKNAQDTTGRPTVILAKTVKGYGMGDAAEGKNIAHQVKKMDMTHVLKMRDRLGLQDLISDEAVKSLPYLQLEEGSKEYEYLHARRKALHGYTPQRLPKFTQELVTPALDEFKPLLEEQKRDISSTMAFVRTLNILLKDKSIGKHIVPIIADEARTFGMEGLFRQIGIYNPQGQTYTPEDRSVVSYYKEDTSGQVLQEGINELGAMSSWVAAATSYSTNDLPMIPFYIYYSMFGFQRVGDMAWMAGDQQARGFLLGGTAGRTTLNGEGLQHEDGHSHIQASTIPNCVSYDPTFAYEVAVIIQDGIRRMYGEQENVYYYLTLMNENYAMPAMPEGAEEGIRKGIYKLETHAGDKGKVQLMGSGTIMNEVRKAAVILSEEYSIASDVFSVTSFNELTRDGQVCERDNMLHPEAEEKVPYIRTVMGAEPAIAATDYMKNYAEQVRAYVPAESYKVLGTDGFGRSDSRENLRRHFEVNAGYVVVAALNELAKRGDIEKSVVTAAIKKFDIDTEKTNPLYA from the coding sequence ATGTCTGACATGAAGCATGACGTAGATGCACTGGAAACTCAGGAGTGGTTAGAAGCACTTGAGTCAGTTGTCCGTGAAGAAGGCGTTGAACGTGCTCAGTTTCTCTTAGAAGAAGTTCTGGAGAAAGCACGTATTGATGGCGTCGATATGCCAACAGGCGTTACAACAAACTATATCAATACAATTCCTGCCGATCAGGAGCCTGCCTATCCGGGCGACACAACACTTGAGCGCCGTATCCGGTCGATTATTCGCTGGAACGCCATCATGATTGTTCTTCGTGCTTCGAAGAAAGACTTGGAGTTGGGAGGCCATATGGCTTCATTCCAATCTTCAGCGGCATTTTATGAAACATGCTTTAACCACTTTTTCCGTGCACCAAACGAGAAAGATGGTGGCGATCTGGTTTACTACCAAGGTCATATCTCTCCGGGGATTTACTCTCGTGCTTTTGTTGAAGGCCGTCTGACTGAAGAGCAACTCGATAACTTCCGTCAAGAAGCTGATGGCAAAGGGATTCCATCTTATCCACACCCTAAATTGATGCCTGAATTCTGGCAGTTCCCAACGGTATCAATGGGGCTTGGACCTATCTCTGCAATTTATCAGGCGCGTTTCCTGAAATATCTTGACGGTCGTAGCTTAAAAGATACCTCTGAACAGCGTGTTTATGCCTTTCTTGGTGATGGTGAAATGGACGAGCCAGAATCTCGTGGCGCGATCTCTTTTGCCGCACGTGAAAAGCTGGATAACCTCTGTTTCCTGATTAACTGTAACCTGCAACGTCTGGATGGACCGGTGATGGGTAACGGTAAAATCATTCAGGAACTGGAAGGTCTCTTCCGTGGTGCTGGCTGGAACGTCGTGAAAGTGCTTTGGGGCAACAACTGGGATGCTCTGTTGGCAAAAGACACTTCTGGCAAACTGTTGCAGTTGATGAATGAAACGATTGACGGTGACTATCAGACATTCAAGTCAAAAGATGGTGCTTATGTTCGTGAGCATTTCTTCGGTAAATACCCTGAAACAGCAGCACTGGTTGCTGATATGACCGATGATGAGATCTTTGCCCTGAAACGTGGTGGTCACGATACATCGAAGTTGTTTGCTGCATTTAAAAATGCTCAGGACACCACAGGTCGTCCAACCGTCATTCTTGCTAAGACCGTGAAAGGTTATGGCATGGGTGATGCTGCTGAAGGGAAAAACATTGCGCACCAAGTGAAGAAAATGGATATGACCCATGTTCTGAAAATGCGTGATCGTTTAGGCCTGCAGGATTTGATTTCAGATGAAGCGGTGAAATCTCTGCCTTATCTGCAACTGGAAGAAGGTTCAAAAGAGTATGAATACCTACATGCTCGCCGTAAAGCGTTGCATGGTTATACACCACAACGCCTGCCAAAATTTACGCAAGAATTGGTGACGCCGGCGCTGGATGAATTCAAACCGCTGCTGGAAGAACAAAAACGTGATATTTCTTCGACCATGGCGTTTGTTCGTACGTTGAATATTCTGCTGAAAGATAAAAGTATCGGTAAACATATTGTTCCGATTATTGCCGATGAAGCGCGTACGTTCGGGATGGAAGGTCTGTTCCGTCAAATTGGTATCTATAACCCACAAGGCCAGACATATACACCGGAAGACCGGAGTGTGGTTTCTTATTATAAAGAAGATACTTCAGGTCAGGTATTACAAGAAGGGATCAACGAGCTGGGTGCGATGTCATCTTGGGTTGCGGCTGCAACATCATACAGCACTAACGACCTACCGATGATTCCGTTCTATATCTATTACTCCATGTTCGGTTTCCAACGTGTTGGTGATATGGCATGGATGGCCGGCGACCAACAAGCACGTGGTTTCTTGTTAGGTGGGACAGCCGGACGGACAACGTTAAACGGTGAAGGTCTGCAACACGAAGATGGTCACAGCCATATTCAGGCTAGCACGATTCCAAACTGTGTTTCTTATGACCCGACATTTGCTTATGAAGTGGCGGTCATCATTCAAGACGGTATCCGTCGCATGTACGGTGAACAAGAAAACGTTTACTACTATCTGACGCTGATGAATGAAAACTATGCGATGCCTGCAATGCCAGAAGGTGCAGAAGAAGGCATTCGTAAAGGGATCTATAAGCTGGAAACTCATGCCGGTGATAAAGGCAAAGTTCAGTTGATGGGGTCTGGCACGATCATGAATGAAGTCCGTAAAGCGGCTGTGATTCTGAGCGAAGAATACAGCATTGCTTCTGATGTCTTCTCCGTCACTTCATTTAATGAGCTGACGCGTGATGGTCAGGTATGTGAGCGTGACAACATGCTGCACCCTGAAGCCGAAGAAAAAGTACCTTATATCCGTACTGTTATGGGGGCTGAGCCAGCAATCGCAGCAACGGACTACATGAAAAACTATGCCGAACAGGTTCGCGCTTATGTGCCTGCTGAATCTTATAAAGTGCTGGGGACTGATGGTTTCGGTCGCTCTGACAGCCGCGAAAACTTGCGTCGTCACTTCGAAGTGAATGCCGGTTATGTCGTCGTTGCAGCATTGAATGAACTGGCAAAACGAGGCGATATCGAGAAATCTGTTGTGACAGCAGCGATTAAGAAGTTCGATATTGATACAGAAAAAACCAATCCGCTATACGCTTAA